One Bacillus amyloliquefaciens DSM 7 = ATCC 23350 DNA window includes the following coding sequences:
- a CDS encoding ABC transporter permease produces the protein MLVILFGTSFIIFFLFAMLPGDYIDSNVNLTPERAKELKALYGLDQPIWRRYVTWLGNVFSGDLGFSLKYQENVLSLLQKYVWNSFFVAFLALLITWSAAMITGVISAVRKYSWFDGIVTFLVFASMAFPSFFISLLFIKWFGVDLKILPVGGMIDTGSTSSGFSYVLEAARHMILPVVILSMLGIGSLTRYFRSGMLDVIRQDYIRTARAKGLKERTVIWKHALKNALIPAVTLLAFELPGLFSGAIIIEQIFGWPGVGRIQLESVHYRDYPVLMAFTLFLSCLTIVGNFLADIAYAAIDPRVRLK, from the coding sequence ATGCTTGTGATCTTATTCGGTACGTCCTTTATTATTTTTTTCTTATTCGCCATGCTGCCGGGCGATTATATTGATTCGAATGTAAACTTGACTCCGGAAAGAGCGAAGGAGCTAAAAGCGCTTTACGGCCTGGATCAGCCGATTTGGCGGCGTTATGTGACGTGGCTCGGCAATGTGTTCAGCGGAGATTTGGGGTTTTCTTTGAAGTATCAGGAAAACGTCCTGTCGCTGCTTCAGAAATATGTCTGGAATTCGTTTTTTGTCGCGTTTCTGGCTTTGCTTATCACATGGTCTGCCGCGATGATAACGGGTGTCATATCCGCTGTCAGGAAATACTCATGGTTTGACGGGATCGTAACGTTTCTTGTTTTTGCTTCCATGGCATTCCCGTCTTTTTTTATCAGCCTTCTGTTTATTAAATGGTTTGGAGTGGATTTAAAAATACTGCCCGTCGGAGGGATGATTGATACCGGAAGCACGAGTTCTGGTTTTTCTTACGTGCTTGAAGCCGCCAGGCATATGATTCTCCCGGTTGTGATTTTATCTATGCTCGGCATCGGCTCGCTGACAAGATATTTCCGCTCCGGGATGCTTGATGTGATCAGGCAGGATTATATCAGAACGGCGCGGGCGAAGGGGTTGAAAGAGCGCACTGTCATTTGGAAGCATGCGTTGAAAAATGCGCTCATTCCGGCTGTCACCCTGCTTGCTTTTGAACTGCCGGGATTGTTTTCGGGGGCCATCATTATTGAACAGATTTTCGGGTGGCCGGGTGTCGGCCGTATTCAGCTGGAATCTGTGCATTATCGGGACTACCCGGTTTTGATGGCGTTTACCTTGTTTTTGTCTTGTTTAACGATTGTTGGGAACTTCTTGGCGGATATCGCTTATGCCGCGATT